Within the Arachis duranensis cultivar V14167 chromosome 10, aradu.V14167.gnm2.J7QH, whole genome shotgun sequence genome, the region AGCTAACtactcgaccaacccaagttggttacattctttttaattttaaagacaGCTGTATAACATTCTTCTAAGAAAATATGGTTGGATTGCCATAATATGATAAGAGGAATGTTGTGAGGCTCAATAGCTACCATAATATGGTTGGTATTGTTTCAGTTTTACTTTTTTGAGTTagctcaaaagaaaaaaaaggctcATTCTTTAATGGACTAGATGAAGGGCCCAAACATTGGGCCCGCTTTAAAAACTGGATAAAGGACTAGAAGTTAATTTCCAGcccaaaaagtaaaaaacacTAGATATTAGTTTATCATATATGATATATCATtatttattaacataaaaaatatatcaatatcTAATTTTTGGTTAtggtaaaataaaatgaaaaagtatatGTCATATTTTACATTTTCATAATTACTAGGATTATCAGACGATCAAAATTGCTTACACACAACTCTTAATCACTAAATTATAgttgattttgttgttttacattatataaatatatacaccgcggtactgagctccatttaagggtttgccgctggccaatgggttgctgcatgcacaaggcgggattcgaacccccgacCGACACTTGATGGAATATTCTATTGTTAAAATAAGAGACTAAACTGGAGGTaggatttgtgtattattgagtATAACCAAGTTGTCTATTCAAGTTGTCtaaaatgatacaatatagaagggtatttataggtactaagagaatcgtaataataaagacgtaatattctataataaatattcagatatactaaataatactaattgatcctaattggtcctaaattatattctaacatcccctcaaactcaagtgacaatttgaaacttatttaaaacaacgaaataaagagaaaaaactgCATAAACTGATAAAACGGGTGCCGTTAGTCTGAAAGAAGTGCAGACGAAACAGCCACTTgtctgaaggaagcgcagacggaactgccgctATTTAAAAGAAGTGCAGATGGAACTGTCGCATAGAAACGCAAACGGAACTCCCACAAGAAAACACAGACGAAACGCAGACGAAACTACCACGAGAGAAAACGCAGACGAAACTACCACGGGAGAACGCCGGAACAGCCACGAGAGAACGCTAACGAAACTGCTGAAGGAGGGCGAAAACCATATGATTTCTTGCCGAGAATAGGTAAGCAGCGGATGACAATGGTGTTTGATCGTTCTGACTCGAAAAAATACAAGGCAGAGAAAATAAACTAGTCGGTGAGgtgaaaaaaatagcaaaagagtgacaaaaagaaaagaaaaatggcatagaaaaaaaatacaaaaactacgGTGATTTCACCGCAAGAATATCCTCTTTAAGGAGGATACCATGGTTATAtcatgttagaaacaagagactaaatTGGAGGTAGGATTTGTGTATTATAGAAATgtatttataggtactaagagaatcataataataaaaaagtaatattctataataaatattcagatatactaaataatactaatttatcttaattatattctaacatcgATAAAAtgctaatttaaataaattatattatatattagataggatttaagaaaatgaataaaacaGCAGTTCTTAATAAAAAAGAGTTTTCACAATTATAAAATCTGATAGCTGCaccatttttaaaatattttattaaaggtTAGAGAGTGAAGAAGTTTAAATTTTCCATATTTAAAGTAGTTATCTTTCTCGGTGCTGTCAAATCTCAATGCACAAATGCTGAAAAATGAAAGTTGCAAGTGTTGAAATGTATGttagaaaataaaggaaattagGCGTAAAAAATCTTTTGCTACAGTGACGAGATTTCATAAACGAAAATCACACTTTATATATATGGATATGCTTAAAAGGTTGCGTTCTTGTGTATTATTTTAGACAACCATAATANaaaatatatataaaaaataattaaattatatatttatttatgtaaaattatatcataattaatttaataattaattttttatgtgtatataatatttttgttttttctcttcCATTGGCACTCATTTTTCACATGGACTTTGGTAAGTCGTTTCCATAACTATATTCATTGAATCATgacaattaaaaggaaaagaaaattgtagaaaattatgaaaatgacAATGGAATATAGCATCTCAACCCGAGAACCATTGTTACATCTCACGTACGAAATTTGAAGGCACATATACATCTCCACCACTattgtatttataaaatataaacttctttattctaattcaGCATTCACCATTCAACATCGGTATATTTATTTAAGCAATCACAAATATTTACACATCATCTGGAATTGTAACGTGTATATCGATCGAAAAAGATGTCATATAacttgtattttatatttcatgTCCCCTTTAATTTATCTACCTCCATATTAAGATAAATGCCAagactaaataaaataaaattttaatttacacaAATATTGACATTTTGTTACAATAGAGTCTTGATCTAATTTTATGTAAACTATAATTAGTTGTAGAATTTTAGGATTTTACATGTAATCTACCTAAGATATTCATTGTTTATGCAGTATCATGTAAAGCATAAacctttataatttatatcgGATTATAAAAAGAGAATAACTAAGCGTAAATTACTGTAGTGacaactatttttgaaaaagaaaaataaatccaTAAATCGCAATGGATAGTAGTTGTTTATGCTCTaaacctaatttctctcttAATTGTGGTAGTTTATGAACGTGGATTGTTTTGTAAATACTGATCGAAGGTTATTGTGATatcaaataaataactataacaTCTAGTAAAAATAGTTTCTAACTTTTGTGCACTacacaaaaaattttagagCAAAAGACAGGgtataaaatttacaaataaagAGTTTTTGAGTATTTTTCTCTGTTCATCAAATAGTTTTGTAAATGTTCAAATCAGTATATTACAAAAATTTGGAATGTGTAGAATCAAGCGGgtggaaaaattattttacaagaTTTTCATTGCTGCTGTATCAAGCGGTGTGAAGTACGACATGTTTGTTCTACGGTCCGATGAAGATTTGCAAGTACTTTTTCATTGtcaaagaaatttttttgagGTGAGAACCCATGAGTTATTTGCAAAGTTGGAGGATGTTATCGCCAATTCAGGGGGATCAGCTTTGAATCCTCAATCGTTTGGCTGAGGGGGAACTTCTAGTTCGATGCCTATGGTTGCACCAGCTGCAGAATTGGTTGCATCCCCATATTTTGCAGTTGCTTTAAACCATGTGACCGTGTCGATTAGGATGCATGTGTTATTGGAGATGATTATTTCTTCGGCGAGCTAGTGGTTGCGATGACTGGTAGCTTTCACATGATTGCTGTTGGTGAGGAGGACGGAGAACCAGATTGGGTTTAAAATGCATTGTGAGACAACGATTTAGAGGAGGAACTAGTGGAGCTAGAATCGAGATAGTTGGGGACATTGATAAAAGATAGAAGGAGCTATCCATGTACACAGCATGTCCATCAAGTTCTGACACACAGCAATACTACCACACTTTTTCACCCTAAACTTGGATACGATGTTGCAATAATTGGATTTTGAGTCTGTTTTTGATGGCCAGAAATTGCACGATACAAATGCTCTAACAGAATTTTAGATTGGACAGTCATTCAAGAATAAAGTGAAAGTTGTGCTTAATGTCAAGCATTATTGCATCCGTTTTAGAGTAGAGTACATAGTGTTGGAGTTAGGTCATCTTAAGTACCATAAAAAGTACAAAGAATTTGGTAGAAGCTGCAATTAGTTGATACATAACTCACTTCGACAAAAAAAGAGTACCTGAGAGGTTAGGAGGTATAATAGATATTAAGCGATTATATGCAGCTTGATTATCACTTAATATGTGCTTTCTCTTTTCGTTAGTCAGGGTGGATGATGCGGTACAATAAAGGTTTTGCAACAAACAATAGAGGTAAGTTATGGTTTCAGACCTAGTTACAGAAAGATTTGGCTCCCGAACTGAAAGGCAATAGCACAAATCTTTAGAGATTGAGAGGAATTTTATAGCAAGTTGATGCGACGGATTCTTGGTGTGCAGTCCACCATGGCAAGAAGCATTGCGGTCTTATTGTGTACTCTCCGAATGACATATGAAAAATATGCATCCCAAGGCGACATTTCTCAATGAATGCTGTAACCAAAGGTTCATTCAGCATGAATCAATAGTTTTTCAGCCTTGCCATGTGGTACAACTGGGCGCTCTCCAAGGGGATAACTCGATCGTGAAGAGACATGTTCTGTTACCTCCCAacattgtatatatatatatatatctagtCGGTTGGAGCACAAAATAACAAGTTGACCCTAATTATAATGTCATATACTcatcattaaaatttttaaaaatattatattatctaATACAATATCAATAATCTACACATCCTACTTAACAAAATCACTAATAACCAAGAAAATtagcatataataaataaagttacttttttttaatcaaacaaaaaaattatgcatTAACCTCTTCATTGGTAGACCAAGCAATATGGACAACATCGTTAAGCCGGTACAGATCTTCTTCCTTTGCCATAGTTCCAACCTTGCGTGATTTTCGTAGTTCTCTATAGAAAACTCtccaatatttttttgaaatttctatGTGTATAAATTGCGGTGACTTATAGTAGTTTAAGACCCACACGGTTCTTACCTCAGAAATCGTAACAACTTATGGAGTTTTATggttaatttttatcttttataaatcgcTGTCACTTGTAGGTTTATGCTTTAAAACCATAATATACATAAACCGCTACGACCTATTGCGGTTTAtgttaaaatagataaaaatccTACGACTGCGTTTGTTTCTTGGGATTGAGACTCACACTGGGAGATTGagtattttgtttggtgataaaagattggaactaaaattttaatttcgaAACATAATTTCAGTTCTTTCAATACTTTTAAAAAGTGGGGACATGTGGAGCTGAATTTTTTAAGGactgaaattgaaatttttataacCTTTATTTTTAGTAATACTCTCATTTAactttttgaatttcaaatttatttgtcaatttttatatttatcttaaactaaATATGATATTGAAACATAACTTATTTCACCACATTTTACATCAAAACTTAATTCAATCTTCGTCTCTTAGTCTCACCTTCTTTTTTAAACCTAGCTTATAAATCAATACAATTTATATagatataaaaaagaattagaatataaccaaatcttaaatatcgcatttatataatttaaagtcctattttatttaatcattCATTTACCCTCCATATTATGATatataattaggattttttattttaataaataaattaattataataattatcaaaataaataatttaaaaaatatttaccgaAATAAATATCAttctcttatctcgtttacactgtaaacgagataattttACATACATCTCGTTTGTAAACAAGATAAGACAAGTGGATGCGAAACATATATATTTCATTTATAGAGTAAACGAGAtacatgtattttttaaaaaaataataataaaaaaaaatattaacattatCAATAATCCAATCTTTTAACATGCAATTAGTACATAAAGGTTAGTAGAAGAGATTAAAATGGATATGTTTAATCAATTAGTACTCAAAAATGCTGATGAAATAGTGGAAAGAGAATTGAAACGATTATCTCTCACTATATACGTGAGATAACGGTTTGAATTCTCTCACCACTATCTCATCAAATCTCTCATAACAATTGGCAAacgattatttttatttttcaaatttaaatcaatccaaTTGGAtcgtaatttaattttaattctcatcAATCTCTTAAATACCTAGCGACATCCTTTCTTGAAGatacaaaagaataataaaatgcaGACAAGGGAAGAACAGAAATACATTTATATCCATTTATATCCATCACTAAGATGTCACACTATCATTCATGGGCTTTTCAGTATTGGTGTGTTGTTGTTCTGGCTCTGGAATAGGGACTTTGTCCACCACCACCTCATCAGCATTGATGGCTTCGGATTCTTTGGCGGTAGTGGTTTCTCCGTTCTCTGCTGCTGCCGGAACATCGCCATTCTCATCTGCACCCTTTGCTTTGCCATTGTTCACTGGTTTTGGGAGCTCTCTTGCAGCAGAGGAAGTCTCTAATAGGCGGCTGATTCCGTCATACAAGTTCTTAGCATCCATAATAATTGTTGCTCCACCGGGGTAACATCGTCCAAAAGATGTTGCAGAATGAGGATAAGCAACCTatacatcaaaataaaaatttcaaggaATCAAGAACATATATTTACAGTAATTTATTGAAAGAGCATGAGAGCAGATTAGCAGCTCAACTTATAAACAATAATTTTGTATCGTACTCCACTTAATGGGACAAAGGTTagttaatttgttattatttttatagtatcAGTCTCATGGATGTAAATCATAAAGCACCTCAATAAATGCCCGGCAGAGTGAGAGGAAAAGTCCTGATTCGTTCGCTCTGAGCACTCGAGTTGTATTGTACAGCAACAATGAATCAGAAACAGCTCGTAATCCCTTAATCAATTCTTGGGCAAGGACATGTTTTAGACTTATTGGGGCACATGGACGCAGCTCATTCATTGCTGCAGATACACCTGCAGCCACCAAAGAGATAGCAGTGCAAATGAATCCAAGGATAAATGAGACTGACTAGGGGAGGAGGACTAAGTGATGAAGCACAATAGCACATCCCATCATAAGATTAAACGCACACATTAATAAACTTGCTACAAACATCACATATCAACCATGAATATTTCCATTATGCATtgacatttatattttttatctgatCTAGAAGTTTATAGACACATTCATACACACACAAAGTGATAAGAGTGTACGTGgtatcaatcaacaattgaccATATTGTAAAACAGAAATTACACCATTCAATAACTTCTGCtagaaattggttttgattaATCCAACTACTGTGTCAATTGTTGATGAGAAAttgcaaatttttaaaaattaaacagtgagtatgaaattagaattttagtggaatatcacaaatgtcaaattttATCAGCAGTACATGCCTTAATTTATTCAGTTGATTTTGTGAGGATTCATTCTGCAAGAAGTAATCATTGGGGCAAAGTTGGTCTGAATTGAACTGGAATAAAGATGATTGGCTTTACAAGAGTGTAGAGTATTTTCACAGTAATAAGAAAGGTTGATTTACACTTTTTGAACGCATTAGAACTCTTCATCCTATACTCTTATTCAAATGAGGCAGTTGATATGAACTTGCAACATGAATTTGTAGATATAGGCAGATGATGAAGCATCAGCAATTTCCAATTTAGCAAGAAACAATAACTTGACTTACCATTAATAAAAACAGCAAGAGGTGGATGCTCCATCAAATAAGATGGTGGAGTGACATCCTCCTGACTTTCTTCACCAACAGTATTTGCAGGGAAGCCAACAGCTGGGAGTGGAACCCACCGATGCGAATCCAAGACCAACTGAAAACAAATCAAATACTTGATTGATCATCACATGAAATTGGCCTACTTACTGAGAATAATATGGAGGCCATTGGCtcatttgaattaatgaaaaatggaaaatacATAATTTCAGTTTACACACATGCAAAATAGTTTAACTGCACTGAACTTACTTGAAAGTTCTCTACTGTGGTACTCATATTCTTTGAGAATAAGTTAAGAACAGCCCTGTAAAGAAACCAAAGTGTATTATGATGTGCTTTGAGTATGACTTAACCTGGAGAAGATCATAAAAAGAACTATGTATTACTCTTCAAAGAGTGATGGAAGCAAGCCTCGAAAATCTAGTCCAACCCATCCAAGTCCCATAGCACAGTACTGTGAGAAAAGCAATAAGACAATGTAATGTTAATGTAACTTCTGCATGGAGCAAAagttaaaatatatatgtataaacaTAATCATCATACTAAGCAGGAATATCAGAGAGggcaataataaatatttttatctctttttttttttaagtctaATGTTTGTGTTTgtatgtgtatgtgtgtgtgtgactGTGTGTGCATGTTCACGCTGCAGGGGGTGTTGGGGTGGGGGAATCTGGTCCTAAGTCTACAGAAATATACCAATTCATTTCGATTTCAACATCAAGTAGAAAATTATGGAAGAAGAAGCTCACCATGCACTGATCCAAAATATTTGAGAGAGATCCACCTTCAGTTATTTTTGGAAGCATAACTTTCAAAGTTTGAAGATGTGATGTAATTTGATGCATTGACCAACTAAAAAGAAGCCCACCATCATAATTTTCCTCACTTCCTGAAGTATCATCAGCAAATATTGCTCGATATTGATTAACAACGTCAAAAAGATGCATTCTGTGACAGTTAATCATCCCTTTTAGGTACTCATATGGATTGCTCTGGTCCAGATCCTCAAGTATACCAGTAAGCCAAGCTTCACGGCATCTTAAGAACTAACATCAAATAACTGTCTGAGTTAAAAAGAAGCAGGAAGATGGTAATTTAAAATAGTATTGgaaattaaatacaaaagacAAAGGCAGAAGAATattgtatgaaaaataaaatgcatgaaGTCTCACCAGCAAGCGCATTCCATACTCACTAAATACTCCTATTCGCCGTAAATATCCAATAATGCGGAGGCATTCAGGTAACTAGCAAAGGTAACATTAGTAAGAAACTAAAAGTCTAAACATTTTTCCAGATGAATCAAGCAGCATTTGTACATGCATTAAATAAAATCATGGGCAGGAACCTGAATATTTGAGCGAAGTTTCTGAAGAAGCTGAGAAAGTAGTGATTGGGTAGTTAACCTAACTTCTGTAGCTAATGCTTGAATAACTGGCAACCTCTccagaagaaaaataaaaattataacacGAAGCTATAAGCAtttcaaaaaaggaaaaaaggaaataaGACATTTCCTTAAAACCAAATGGAAAACTACATGTTTAACAAATATGGAAGGTACATATAAACTTACTTGGGATGCATGGTTGAAAGTTTACCAACAAATGCTTCCAAATCTAGGGCCTCATCATAATTTCCATTTCGTACACAactgcaaaaacatagaaatttATAAGACTTAGTTGTCATCACAAAGGATGTGTTTTCATGCACCATGCAAAACATTAACATGACAATGGAGAATGTATCATTTCAACATACGTGTCCATAAGTTGGGGAATTTCTAGCAAGTCTAACAAAGTGCTATGATTGGCTAGCATTGTTTGGTTCATCTTCCTCTTTTCCAGAATCTGTTCTGCAGATTCTATGAACTCAGTGCATCCAGATGTCAGCTTTGGGACTTCATTTATCTGTAAGAAAGGAGGTTGATGTGAAAAACGACACAAGTGTTTTTACTGTATGCAAgaagaaatcaatcaaaattacAAGGGCCTAACATGGCAATTGCTTTTCTATAATCATAACATTCTATTTGAACAAAACTATTCCGCAGTTCCAGAACTTATTTTCTATACAATCCAGTAGCGTCAACTGATCCATGTGGTCAGCCCACCCAGTGGGGTGTAACATTCAAGAAACCAAACACATACCCCTATGTAGCCCGCAACATTGGCCAAGATGCATCTAAAGTTCTATTCCCTTCCCGAAATTGGAAAAGTCATCACAACAATCAGATATGTGTCAATCGGCTcatgaagaaatattatatcaaattgGATGAAATTAATCTTGTACTTGCCAACTGCATTAGGAAATACTAAGGAAATCAACTAATGCTTACAATTTAAGCTTAATTGATATCAAAACTGACATTTGAAAAATCTGAACAATACATAACACacaatatgaaaaatataaaccaaattattttaaaaataaaaattaccatGGCTTCAAGATGCTTGTCAATAAAGGTGACTTCCTCACGAATCACTCTCAATGCATCCGCGGCGGAAATGAACGACCGGTAATTCGTTATGGCTACCTCCTGCATTTGCCGCCGGATCCGCTCCGCATCAACGCTAAGAAGCTCCGGTTCCTAAAAATACATCCATCACAACAATTAACACTTCTTTTTTGCATAATCATCAACACTACATTCTGGAATAgtacgaaaaaagaaaaaacttaaCGCTGAGTAACCCGTTACATTTAATTAGATAATTCAACAAACTCTAACTGTGAGAAAGAGAAGTGAAATGAAACCTTGTGGAGGCGATCGAGGGTGAAGGAGAGGAGTTCGGAGACATAAGGTTGTTGCGAGTCGGAGGCCAAGGGGAGCAGCGCTGCCATCGGAGAAGACGACGTCATTTCCTCTGGGCTATGAGACTGATGCTCCATTATTTTGGAGCTTCGAAATTGAGATTCGAGTAACCAGTTGGGGGATCCGGAGTGAGGTTGGGTTGGGGGTTCGTTGTTGAAGAGTGAAGATGACGGTGCAGGTGGTGGTGGGAATCGCAATGGGTTTGTTGCTGTGGTTAGGATCTGGATCCACTGAAGCAAAATTCCTCAAGAGAATGAATGCTATGGGGCTTGGGGTTGGTTTTAAGCTGGACCACTTTTTCCAGAGACCATTGATGGTCCCTTGAAATTTGACTGTTGATCGTTGTTGTGCTCCCGTTTGGCTGTTTACTTGTTTATtctagtatttattttataaagaaTAGAATTGAacgaagaagaatgaaaatttgtgcttaatttaaagggggaagaaaataggttctgaaaaccggaccggtcatcTAACCGTTCTAGTCACTAGTTCACTGGTTCATTGGTCCAATCGGTCCAACCGTAATTTAACTGGAAaaaccgttttataataaaataataaataaattataaataaacatccaaaaaaatacaaacatcaGAATATTATTCAAACTTTAATGTCTAGCATTTTGCCAAAACTCtgataaataaaactttttcacCATATCAccatatttaaaaattcatatatcCTACCTTAAAGCTAAGACAAATGAATTAGAGGCAATAAAATGAATTAGAGTTCAATTAATCATTGATGAATgacaataaaatgaaattagagGCATAATATCTAATAGAAAAATTGAATGACTTAGAATTAAAACAACaccaattaaaatttaaaataaagcaACACCACCAGCAGGAACAATTGAAGGTAACAGAGCCACAACAcaaacaagtaaaacacaataacacaataaaaaattatgcagCAGCAACAAAATTTTCCAAAGATTAAGAAGGATTATCAAAATGTCAGACTTTAAGGACAATTTCAGCACATTTTTTCAGCACAGCACAGTACACAGCAGTGAGCAGAGCTAATCATTCAAAGCAAGAACACAGAACAacacaaagaacaaaaacaGGACTAAAATGAATCAACTAATCAGTAATCATTCAATCCAAAACACAGCTAATCATTCCatgattcaaatttcaattagTAGCACTAACAGAATCCCCCAAAAAAATCAATGTTCTGATCAGAACTAAGAACAGAGAAGGAATATTCATTAAGGTGTCCAAATCCTCATatcaagtcttcaaccactagCAAACCCAGAACACAAAAACACAATAAACAAAACTTTTGATTCTAAAACTAATAAATCTCCAAAAAAATCTAGACTGATTTAAATACTcactattttcaacaaaaactaAGGCATATCAACCCTCAAATTCACATGAAGTTCACCATTTTAGAAACACGTTCACATTTTGGTACCTATTGGAAAAGGTGACAGCAAACTAAGTCCAACCAACTTCATCTCCTTCCCACTTTAGAATCCCGCCATCGGCGACGTTGGTATATGGCCCTCCGCCGTAACAATCGAACACGAGACTCTCAGGACCAAGGGCTCCGGTGACGTGGAGGAGGCGCGCGGCGTGGAGGAGTGAGCAGAGAAGCCATTACCTTCGATCTGAGCAGTTTGGGCAGAGTGTGAGGAAGATCTGTTGAGAGCGATAGACAATGGCGATCAGGCGACGGACACGACGACTGACGACGGCAGAAGCGCGGCTGAGAAGACGAAAACCAGACGCGAATGTCGATCTCAACGAAGAAGCTGCAATTGGTGAGACTGTGAGAATGAACAGGGGTTGGAGACCTGGAGCACGACGACAGCGCGACGGACGGCGGTAGTGCCTCACTCCCTGCGTCGGTGGTGGAGGTTAGATGGCTAGGGTTTGTTTGAGGGCAAAACCAAAAAGCTCTGAAGAGAAAACGTGTGAGGAGGGTGTGTTGGACCGTTGGGGGAAGGGGGTGAGGGAATGAAGGGGCTGaacttggatttttttttttaaatcaaacgGTGCGTTTATTAAGAACCGGTCGGTTATTAATCCGGTCCGACCGACCATTCTCGGCCGGTTCAGCGATTTCCAAACGATTTGTGAATTGTGGATGGACAGTTATTAGTGGTGGATCGGACCGTTTTCATTGCCGGTTCTTGATTCAATCAATCGGTCCGATCCGATTTTTAAAACCATAGGAAGAATATGTTATTAATTGGTACATGATAattcttttagatttttttattctaaaaaaaatagtcttcactttttatcaaaatctttttaCTCATCACTAGCGAATAGCGACTCAACATGCACTTTAGCCGCTTTTCTGTTgcgttaaaaaaatatttttatatttttatttttaaaattataaatttaatatcaaaaaataaataatttaaattaaaaaataaaaaagagaattatattattattatgtataaaaaaattaagaaaaagatttactaatattatttacaaattagttatttatatattaaatttacttatttttttcaatcctATTTAATTtggaataaatttaaaaatttatatttatattcaaaACACTCTTTTAGAAGATACATAATTCTAAtagatacaaaattatttttttaatcttatattgaatatctttaattatcttaaatcttattattatttcaaaattaaatttttattttgattatatcatctCATCATActatacattattatttttttacatatataattattattgtctCGCCGTCACTATTATGTTGCTGATACGAATTTGTATCAAGATCTATAGAGAATTAGAGATAATCAGAGAGAATAGAAGAGAGATCCCTACAATCAGGGCCAAACAGAGAAAGTAGAGTTTCCAATTACACCATGCATATCCTACATTATTACATCATACTCCTATTTATAGTATAATTCTCTAATTGAGCTAGCCCAATACTAATTGTATCATTACCCTACCCTTCAATACAACCTTGTCCTCAAggttgtaaaaaaaaatataaatcccaataaaaattataaaagctaattacaattaataaaagaaatcaaagaattctaaaataatattttctatgCTACTgctacaaaaatataatttaccaCTAGGATcccattatttaaaaaaaattaggccca harbors:
- the LOC107468297 gene encoding conserved oligomeric Golgi complex subunit 8 is translated as MEHQSHSPEEMTSSSPMAALLPLASDSQQPYVSELLSFTLDRLHKEPELLSVDAERIRRQMQEVAITNYRSFISAADALRVIREEVTFIDKHLEAMINEVPKLTSGCTEFIESAEQILEKRKMNQTMLANHSTLLDLLEIPQLMDTCVRNGNYDEALDLEAFVGKLSTMHPKLPVIQALATEVRLTTQSLLSQLLQKLRSNIQLPECLRIIGYLRRIGVFSEYGMRLLFLRCREAWLTGILEDLDQSNPYEYLKGMINCHRMHLFDVVNQYRAIFADDTSGSEENYDGGLLFSWSMHQITSHLQTLKVMLPKITEGGSLSNILDQCMYCAMGLGWVGLDFRGLLPSLFEEAVLNLFSKNMSTTVENFQLVLDSHRWVPLPAVGFPANTVGEESQEDVTPPSYLMEHPPLAVFINGVSAAMNELRPCAPISLKHVLAQELIKGLRAVSDSLLLYNTTRVLRANESGLFLSLCRAFIEVAYPHSATSFGRCYPGGATIIMDAKNLYDGISRLLETSSAARELPKPVNNGKAKGADENGDVPAAAENGETTTAKESEAINADEVVVDKVPIPEPEQQHTNTEKPMNDSVTS